One Setaria viridis chromosome 7, Setaria_viridis_v4.0, whole genome shotgun sequence genomic region harbors:
- the LOC117862487 gene encoding cytochrome P450 704C1 encodes MDSPPSQPALLALTLVLLLALYLARRRRAAGKNRKYPPVAGTVLHQLFNFGRLVEYQTELARRHRTFRMLTPTSNYIYTVEPGNIEYILKTNFANYGKGSALHELAEDLLGDGIFNVDGAKWRHQRKVASHEFSTRVLRDYSSAVFANRPTAAELAGIVAAAARGAGERLDISDLLMRSTLDSIFKVGFGVSLGVLSGSSEEGVAFARAFDNASEQVLHRFLDPFWKAKRLLNFSSEAAMKRWLRTINAFIYAVIDRKIEQMGRDQQEFAKKEDILSRFLLERERDPGCFDNKYIRDIILNFVIAGRDTTAGTLSWFLYVLCRNQAVQDRIAEEVRAAATGGRDVGAQELVACLTEDAIGKMHYLHAALTETLRLYPAVPVDVKCCFSDDTLPDGYAVNKGDMVNYQPFPMGRMEFLWGADAEEFRPERWLDGDGIFVTESPFKFTAFQAGPRVCLGKEFAYRQMKIFAAVLLSMYRFEMWDADATVGYRAMLTLKMDRPLYVRASLRR; translated from the exons ATGGACTCGCCACCGAGCCAACCCGCGCTGCTCGCCCTGACCCTTGTCCTCCTCCTAGCGCTCTACctcgcgcgccggcgccgcgccgccggcaagAACCGGAAGTACCCGCCGGTGGCCGGCACCGTGCTCCACCAGCTGTTCAACTTCGGCCGCTTGGTGGAGTACCAGACCGAGCTCGCCCGGAGGCACCGCACCTTCCGTATGCTCACCCCGACCAGCAACTACATCTACACCGTCGAGCCCGGCAACATAGAGTACATCCTCAAGACTAACTTCGCCAACTACGGCAAGGGGAGCGCGCTGCACGAACTGGCCGAGGACCTCCTCGGCGACGGCATCTTCAACGTGGACGGCGCGAAGTGGCGGCACCAGCGGAAGGTCGCCAGCCACGAGTTCTCCACCCGGGTGCTGCGCGACTACAGCAGCGCCGTGTTCG cgaacaggccgacgGCCGCGGAGCTAGCGGGGatcgtggccgccgcggcgcggggcgccggggAGAGGCTGGACATCTCGGACCTGCTGATGCGGTCGACGCTGGACTCCATCTTCAAGGTCGGGTTCGGTGTCAGCCTGGGGGTGCTGTCCGGGTCCAGCGAGGAGGGGGTGGCGTTCGCCAGGGCGTTCGACAACGCCAGCGAGCAGGTTCTACACCGCTTCTTGGACCCGTTCTGGAAGGCCAAGAGGCTCCTTAACTTCTCGTCGGAGGCGGCCATGAAGCGCTGGCTCCGCACCATCAATGCGTTCATCTACGCCGTCATCGACAGGAAGATCGAGCAGATGGGAAGAGACCAACAAGAATTC GCCAAGAAGGAGGACATCTTGTCGAGGTTTCTCCTGGAGAGGGAGCGAGATCCCGGCTGCTTCGACAACAAGTACATCCGGGACATCATCCTCAACTTCGTGATCGCCGGCCGCGACACAACCGCGGGGACTCTGTCGTGGTTCCTCTACGTGCTCTGCAGGAACCAGGCCGTCCAGGACAGGATCGCGGAGGAGgtacgcgccgccgccacgggcgGTCGCGACGTCGGCGCCCAGGAGCTCGTCGCGTGCCTGACCGAGGACGCCATCGGCAAGATGCACTACCTCCACGCGGCGCTGACGGAGACCCTCCGTCTCTACCCCGCCGTGCCCGTC GATGTGAAGTGCTGCTTCTCGGACGACACGTTGCCGGACGGCTACGCGGTCAACAAAGGGGACATGGTGAACTACCAGCCGTTCCCCATGGGCAGGATGGAGTTCCTGTGGGGCGCGGACGCCGAGGAGTTCAGGCCGGAGAGGTGGCTCGACGGCGACGGTATCTTCGTCACCGAGAGCCCCTTCAAGTTCACGGCTTTCCAG GCAGGGCCTCGCGTCTGCCTGGGAAAGGAATTCGCGTACAGGCAGATGAAGATCTTCGCGGCCGTGCTTCTCTCCATGTACAGGTTTGAGATGTGGGATGCTGACGCCACCGTGGGTTACCGTGCTATGCTCACTCTCAAAATGGATCGCCCGCTGTATGTTCGTGCGTCGCTCCGACGATGA
- the LOC117862409 gene encoding cytochrome P450 704C1 produces MDSPLSQPALLALSLLFLLALHLARRRRGRGRNRNYPPVAGTVLHQLLNFGRLVEYQTELARRYRTFRMLTPTCNYVYTVEPANVEYMLKTNFANYGKGATMHDVLEDLLGDGIFNVDGARWRHQRKVASHEFSTRVLRDYSSGVFRDTAAELAGIVAAAARGDGGIRVDIADLLMRSTLDSIFKIGFGVGLGSLSGCSKEGAAFARAFDDASEQVLYRFFDVFWKAKRLLNVSSEAAMKHSVRTINDFVYAVIDRKIEQMGRNHQEFAKKEDILSRFLLERERDPGCFDNKYLRDIILNFVIAGRDTTAGTLAWFLYMLCRNLHIQEKIALEVRAATTGDRDVGVQEFVAFLTEDAISKMQYLHAALTETLRLYPAVPIDVKYCFSDDTLPDGYAVRKGDMVNYQPYPMGRMKFLWGVDAEEFRPERWLDDDGVFVPESPFKFTAFQAGPRICLGKEFAYRQMKIFAAVLLYLFRFEMWDASAIMGYRPMLTLKMDGPLYVRASLRR; encoded by the exons ATGGACTCGCCACTGAGCCAACCTGCGCTGCTCGCGCTATCcttgctcttcctcctcgcgctccaccTCGCGCGTCGGCGCCGCGGCAGAGGCAGGAACCGGAACTACCCGCCGGTGGCCGGCACCGTGCTGCACCAGCTGCTCAACTTCGGGCGCCTAGTGGAGTACCAAACCGAGCTCGCCCGCCGGTACCGCACCTTCCGCATGCTCACCCCGACCTGCAACTACGTCTACACCGTCGAGCCCGCCAACGTGGAGTACATGCTCAAGACCAACTTCGCCAACTACGGCAAGGGGGCGACGATGCACGACGTTCTGGAGGACCTCCTCGGCGATGGCATCTTCAACGTGGACGGCGCCAGGTGGCGGCACCAGCGGAAGGTCGCCAGCCACGAGTTCTCCACCCGGGTGCTGCGCGACTACAGCAGCGGCGTGTTCCGCGACACCGCCGCGGAGCTCGCGGGGatcgtggccgccgcggcgcggggcgacGGGGGGATCAGGGTGGACATCGCGGACCTGCTGATGCGGTCGACGCTGGACTCCATCTTCAAGATCGGGTTCGGCGTCGGCCTGGGCTCCCTGTCCGGGTGCAGCAAGGAGGGCGCGGCGTTCGCCAGGGCGTTCGACGACGCCAGCGAGCAGGTGCTGTACCGCTTCTTCGACGTGTTCTGGAAGGCCAAGAGGCTCCTCAACGTCTCCTCGGAggcggccatgaagcactcggtCCGCACCATCAACGACTTCGTGTACGCCGTGATCGACAGGAAGATCGAGCAGATGGGCAGAAACCATCAGGAATTC GCCAAGAAAGAGGACATCCTGTCGAGGTTCCTGCTCGAGCGCGAGCGAGATCCCGGCTGCTTCGACAACAAGTACCTGCGGGACATCATCCTCAACTTCGtcatcgccggccgcgacaccACGGCGGGGACTCTGGCCTGGTTCCTCTATATGCTCTGCAGGAACCTGCACATCCAGGAAAAGATCGCGCTGGAGGTGCGCGCCGCCACCACGGGCGACCGCGACGTCGGTGTGCAGGAGTTCGTCGCGTTCCTGACCGAGGACGCCATCAGCAAGATGCAGTACCTGCACGCCGCGCTGACGGAGACGCTCCGGCTCTACCCAGCCGTGCCCATC GATGTGAAGTACTGCTTCTCGGACGACACGTTGCCGGACGGCTACGCGGTGAGGAAAGGGGACATGGTGAACTACCAGCCGTACCCCATGGGCAGGATGAAGTTCCTGTGGGGCGTGGACGCAGAGGAGTTCCGGCCGGAGAGGTGGCTCGACGACGATGGCGTGTTCGTCCCCGAGAGCCCCTTCAAGTTCACGGCTTTCCAG GCGGGGCCTCGCATCTGCTTGGGAAAGGAGTTCGCGTACAGGCAGATGAAGATCTTCGCGGCCGTGCTGCTCTACCTATTCAGATTCGAGATGTGGGATGCCAGCGCCATCATGGGTTACCGGCCTATGCTGACGCTCAAGATGGATGGCCCGCTCTACGTTCGCGCGTCGCTCCGGCGATGA
- the LOC117863352 gene encoding xyloglucan galactosyltransferase XLT2, with protein sequence MPESPASPVQPPSPPGSPLNAGTPSPVSALLRGSVLLLAFLVLQLVLFWCLLGYPASSRFLPAPGRRNTTWPNGAVDAGACEAGLVYVYDLPPEFNHDLVDDCESLWPWYSFCPYLTNGGFGVAAAKLPVFFNVTRNVSLHSWYNTDQFQLEVIVHRRLLSHRCRTTDPSLATAFYVPFYVGLDVGSHLWGENSTAADRDRAGSRLLRWLNNQTSFRRSGGWDHFITLGRITWDFRRYGDDGWGTNFVVLPGMANVTRLAIEADTLDAMDVGVPYPTGFHPRAAADVRAWQRHVLSRKRSKLFGFAGAPRSGFRDDFREVLLEECEDAGTERCRAVDCRGTRCTDNGAAVLELFLDSRFCLQPRGDSFTRRSLFDCMVAGAVPVLFWRRTAYDQYRWYLPPGPRGEKGEWSVFIDRQELRVGNVSVREVLEGFSERRVRRMQERVVEMIPRLVYASSPDGFGGGMEDAMDVALGGVLGRIRRRQGSITREEHPPGPFVARRIGVKSTAAPPPSEGQNGSAAAIGRAGAGKNGGPPASSYLKTVLSEASASISKTLQKS encoded by the exons ATGCCCGAGTCACCGGCGTCGCCGGTCCagcccccctcgccgccgggatCGCCGCTCAATGCCGGCACTCCGTCGCCGGTGTCGGCACTGCTACGAGGCTCCGTGCTGCTCCTCGCCTTCCTCGTCCTCCAGCTCGTGCTCTTCTGGTGCCTCCTCGGCTACCCCGCCAGCTCCCGCTTCCTCCCGGCGCCGGGCCGGAGGAACACCACCTGGCCCAACGGCGCGGTCGACGCCGGCGCGTGCGAGGCGGGTCTCGTGTACGTCTACGACCTCCCGCCGGAGTTCAACCACGACCTCGTCGACGACTGCGAGAGCCTGTGGCCCTGGTACTCCTTCTGCCCCTACCTGACCAACGGCGGCTTCGGCGTGGCCGCCGCCAAGCTGCCCGTCTTCTTCAACGTCACGCGGAACGTGTCGTTGCACAGCTGGTACAACACCGACCAGTTCCAGCTCGAGGTCAtcgtccaccgccgcctcctctcccaccGGTGCCGCACCACCGACCCGTCGCTGGCCACCGCGTTCTACGTCCCGTTCTACGTCGGCCTCGACGTCGGCAGCCACCTGTGGGGGGAGaactccaccgccgccgaccgcgaCCGGGCGGGCTCGCGGCTGCTCCGGTGGCTCAACAACCAGACGTCGTTCCGGAGGTCCGGCGGGTGGGACCACTTCATCACGCTGGGGCGCATCACGTGGGACTTCCGCCGGTACGGCGACGACGGGTGGGGCACCAACTTCGTGGTCCTGCCGGGGATGGCCAACGTCACCCGCCTCGCCATCGAGGCCGACACGCTGGACGCCATGGACGTCGGCGTCCCGTACCCGACGGGCTTccacccccgcgccgccgccgacgtgcgCGCGTGGCAGCGGCACGTGCTCTCCCGGAAGCGCAGCAAGCTCTTTGGGttcgccggcgcgccgcgctcCGGGTTCCGGGACGACttcagggaggtgctgctggagGAGTGCGAGGACGCAGGGACCGAGCGCTGCCGCGCTGTGGACTGCCGCGGCACGCGGTGCACCGACAACGGCGCTGCGGTGCTGGAGCTGTTCCTGGATTCGAGGTTCTGCCTGCAGCCGCGCGGGGACAGCTTCACGCGGCGCTCCCTCTTCGACTGCATGGTGGCCGGCGCCGTGCCGGTGCTCTTCTGGCGGCGGACGGCGTACGACCAGTACCGGTGGTACCTGCCGCCGGGGCCGCGCGGCGAGAAAGGGGAGTGGTCGGTGTTCATCGACCGGCAGGAGCTGCGCGTGGGCAACGTGAGCGTCCGTGAAGTCCTGGAGGGGTTCAGCgagcggcgggtgcggcggaTGCAGGAGCGCGTGGTGGAGATGATCCCGCGGCTGGTGTACGCGTCGTCGCCCGACGGGTTCGGCGGCGGCATGGAGGACGCGATGGATGTGGCGCTGGGCGGCGTGCTGGGGCGGATCAGGCGGCGTCAGGGGAGCATCACGCGTGAAG AGCATCCGCCAGGTCCATTCGTCGCTCGGCGTATTGGCGTCAaatcgacggcggcgccgcccccttCTGAAGGCCAAAATGGATCAGCAGCGGCGATCGGTCGGGCCGGAGCCGGCAAAAACGGAGGCCCCCCAGCTTCGTCGTACCTAAAAACTGTCCTTTCCGAAGCATCGGCATCGATAAGCAAGACCTTGCAGAAATCTTGA